A window from Elusimicrobiaceae bacterium encodes these proteins:
- a CDS encoding ribonuclease HI family protein, protein MRITINIDGGSRGNPGPGAAAYVIKDTSGKILAQEGYFLPHCTNNQAEYTALRLALIKAAELKATDLEIISDSLLLVKQYLGEYKIKNADLAQRMTEIRQLAKPFVIQIRHVLRHLNKEPDALANKAMDLKQSVGFNPIENLDPRPAPAPKKEDLVVNGVEVKPVVRKKNKKQEAQPSLFDNL, encoded by the coding sequence ATGCGCATAACAATTAATATAGATGGCGGCAGCCGCGGAAACCCGGGCCCCGGAGCAGCGGCTTACGTAATTAAAGATACCAGCGGAAAGATTTTAGCACAAGAAGGATATTTCCTGCCGCATTGTACCAACAATCAAGCGGAATATACTGCCCTGCGCTTGGCTTTGATTAAAGCCGCAGAATTAAAAGCGACTGATTTAGAAATTATTTCTGACTCTTTACTACTGGTCAAACAGTATTTAGGGGAATATAAAATTAAAAATGCAGATTTGGCTCAGCGCATGACCGAAATCCGCCAACTGGCTAAACCATTTGTAATTCAAATCCGCCACGTCTTGCGACATCTCAATAAAGAACCGGATGCTCTGGCTAATAAAGCCATGGACTTAAAACAATCTGTAGGATTTAATCCGATTGAAAATTTAGATCCGCGCCCGGCACCCGCCCCTAAAAAAGAGGATTTAGTGGTCAATGGTGTGGAAGTAAAACCGGTTGTCCGCAAGAAAAATAAAAAACAAGAAGCACAACCTTCTTTGTTTGACAATTTGTAA
- the lexA gene encoding repressor LexA, giving the protein MKQLHPKQQELLEILKNNISDPLTMQELADRLGVSGKSVAFHHLKQLEKKGYLKRNPENPRDYILLKDPERNVVYLPMYGQAKCGPEGTLLSGVPTRVVPVDPSMIYFPACRGFMVEAKGDSMENIIAPRDWLIVEQNRCPNQRDIVVCVNQGEVMVKRFSQDGENIILESQNKKYSPIIADRDSFHIEGIVRSIIKRNF; this is encoded by the coding sequence ATGAAACAACTACATCCCAAACAACAAGAGCTATTAGAAATCTTAAAAAATAATATTTCCGATCCGCTCACTATGCAGGAACTGGCCGACCGTTTGGGCGTCAGCGGCAAGAGCGTAGCTTTTCATCATCTCAAACAATTAGAGAAAAAGGGATACTTGAAACGCAATCCGGAAAATCCGCGCGATTATATTTTGCTCAAGGATCCGGAACGTAATGTGGTGTATTTACCTATGTACGGCCAAGCCAAATGCGGCCCCGAAGGCACCCTGCTCTCCGGTGTGCCAACCCGCGTGGTGCCCGTCGACCCGAGCATGATTTATTTTCCGGCCTGCAGAGGATTTATGGTAGAAGCCAAAGGTGACTCTATGGAAAATATCATTGCCCCGCGTGATTGGCTGATTGTGGAACAAAACCGTTGCCCCAATCAACGCGATATTGTGGTCTGTGTCAACCAAGGGGAAGTGATGGTCAAACGCTTTAGCCAGGACGGAGAAAATATTATTTTGGAATCACAAAATAAAAAATACTCCCCCATCATTGCCGATCGGGATAGCTTTCATATAGAAGGAATCGTACGTAGTATTATCAAACGCAATTTCTAG
- a CDS encoding type II secretion system protein, producing MKNQNAFTLIELLVVVLIIGVLTAIALPQFQTAMDKSRYATLMPLAKSVASAQEAYYMNTGAYSPDLAYLDVQLPASSAGTQANLGDGATVTLSEKKNYEYVKLSKDTLENNYVIYQEKSPNFPNEIHCEALQGSARAERLCTTLGGKKINGALKKGYDTYVLEGAGTDDFYPQFAKNWKAAGIPEETIDKMVDAMTFLKEIIESRERYYAEHGVYPSWDQMDISVPQNLRAGDWAAGNAQNPNTYVFSCHVLNSTNECIANAANKDLPMFQFGVAGGSVGGSCSNYGGKNATTENICSQMTVSRESFPGWGHFYVISDDINEL from the coding sequence ATGAAAAATCAAAACGCATTTACCCTCATTGAGTTATTAGTCGTCGTCTTAATTATCGGGGTACTCACCGCTATTGCCCTGCCGCAATTTCAAACCGCTATGGATAAAAGCCGCTATGCCACTTTAATGCCGCTTGCCAAAAGTGTCGCTAGTGCCCAAGAAGCTTATTATATGAACACCGGTGCTTATTCGCCCGACCTGGCCTATTTGGACGTGCAACTGCCGGCCAGTAGCGCCGGAACACAAGCCAACCTAGGCGACGGCGCCACCGTTACATTAAGTGAAAAGAAAAACTATGAATATGTAAAACTGAGCAAGGATACCTTGGAAAATAATTATGTGATTTACCAAGAAAAAAGTCCAAACTTCCCCAATGAAATACATTGTGAGGCCTTGCAAGGGAGCGCGCGGGCTGAAAGATTATGCACCACATTAGGCGGGAAAAAAATAAACGGAGCTTTAAAAAAAGGATATGATACGTATGTGTTAGAAGGAGCCGGCACAGACGATTTTTATCCGCAATTTGCCAAAAACTGGAAAGCGGCCGGTATCCCGGAAGAAACGATCGATAAAATGGTGGATGCCATGACATTTTTGAAAGAGATTATAGAAAGTCGCGAGCGGTATTATGCCGAACATGGCGTTTATCCTTCTTGGGATCAAATGGATATATCTGTACCGCAAAATTTACGGGCTGGTGATTGGGCGGCAGGAAATGCACAAAATCCAAATACCTATGTGTTTTCTTGCCATGTTTTAAACTCAACTAATGAATGTATTGCCAACGCGGCTAATAAAGATCTGCCTATGTTCCAGTTTGGAGTAGCAGGCGGGAGTGTGGGGGGGAGTTGTTCAAATTATGGTGGCAAAAATGCTACTACCG
- the cdd gene encoding cytidine deaminase: protein MSKKITTKQLDSLIEAAIAVKKYSYSPYSHFKVGAAVLTEDDKIYAGTNIENASYGLTLCAERNAMFKAVSEGYTRFTALALCTDPVPNQPFGTPCGACLQVMTEFMKPDTPLFLISVDKKGKKTVYKKKLRNFMPYSFTDF, encoded by the coding sequence ATGAGCAAAAAAATTACTACTAAGCAACTGGACTCGCTAATTGAAGCGGCCATCGCTGTAAAAAAATACTCTTACTCGCCCTATTCTCATTTCAAAGTAGGGGCTGCCGTTTTGACCGAAGATGACAAGATCTACGCCGGCACCAACATTGAAAATGCGTCTTATGGGCTGACTTTATGTGCCGAACGCAACGCCATGTTTAAGGCAGTGAGCGAAGGCTATACCCGTTTTACGGCACTTGCCTTATGTACCGACCCAGTGCCCAATCAACCTTTCGGCACTCCGTGCGGAGCTTGCTTACAGGTCATGACGGAGTTTATGAAGCCCGATACGCCGCTTTTCCTAATTTCTGTCGATAAAAAAGGCAAAAAAACGGTGTACAAAAAGAAACTTAGAAACTTCATGCCGTACAGCTTTACTGATTTTTAA
- a CDS encoding metal-dependent transcriptional regulator: MLRYGKVSFLNNGVIMLTAPMEDYLEAISLVQNTDGFSRVTDVRNLLGVKTPSVTGALRVLAEQGYVKHEPYGEVKLTAKGRRAAEDVKARHAILSRFLTEVLGVRAKTADMDACKMEHTISRETLEKLHAFLQKQTKRK, encoded by the coding sequence ATGTTAAGATATGGAAAAGTTAGTTTTCTTAACAATGGAGTCATTATGTTAACCGCGCCCATGGAAGATTATTTGGAAGCCATCAGTTTGGTGCAAAATACCGACGGTTTTTCACGTGTAACGGATGTACGCAATTTGCTAGGTGTGAAAACGCCTAGTGTGACGGGGGCCTTGCGCGTACTGGCCGAGCAGGGATATGTCAAGCATGAACCATATGGTGAGGTGAAACTAACTGCCAAAGGCCGCCGCGCCGCCGAGGATGTAAAGGCGCGCCACGCCATTTTGAGCCGCTTTTTGACCGAGGTATTGGGCGTGCGGGCCAAAACAGCGGATATGGACGCATGCAAAATGGAACACACGATTAGTCGTGAAACGCTGGAAAAACTACACGCGTTTTTACAAAAACAAACAAAAAGGAAATAA
- the gdhA gene encoding NADP-specific glutamate dehydrogenase, which translates to MDSKQYTTQFLERVIQRDPAQKVFRQAVKEVVSSLAPVLEQNPLYIKEKILDRIVEPERIISFRVPWRDDKGEIHVNRGFRIQYNSALGPYKGGIRFHQTVTADSLKFLAFEQTFKNSLTTLPLGGGKGGSDFDTRGKSDNEVMRFCHSFINELYHHIGYHTDIPAGDLGCGAREIGYMFGQYKKLTNDFTGAFTGKKPNWGGSLLRPEATGYGVAYFAQNMLATRQDSLKGKTAIVSGTGNVGIYTIEKLTQLGAKVVGFMDYDGSVYDKDGVDEEKLAFLKNLVFVRRGSLKEYVQKFPKAEFRVGKKTWDIPCQVACPTACENELHTEDAKTLLANGCICLTEGSNMPCTPHAIDAFQAANILYSPGKASNAGGVAVSGLEMTQNSMRIYWTREEVDQYLQKIMHSIHDNCLSAAEQFGMKGNYMAGANIAGFIKVADAMIDQGLV; encoded by the coding sequence ATGGATAGCAAACAATACACCACGCAGTTCCTGGAACGGGTTATACAACGTGACCCCGCACAAAAAGTCTTTCGACAAGCTGTAAAAGAAGTGGTTAGTTCTTTAGCTCCTGTACTTGAGCAAAATCCGCTCTATATCAAAGAAAAAATTTTAGACCGCATTGTGGAACCGGAACGTATTATTAGTTTCCGTGTACCGTGGCGTGATGACAAAGGTGAAATTCACGTCAATCGCGGTTTCCGCATTCAATATAACAGTGCCCTCGGGCCTTATAAAGGCGGTATCCGTTTTCACCAAACCGTTACGGCAGATTCCTTGAAATTTTTGGCTTTTGAACAAACCTTCAAAAATTCACTCACCACCTTGCCGCTCGGCGGCGGAAAGGGCGGTTCGGATTTTGATACCCGCGGCAAAAGCGACAACGAAGTCATGCGCTTTTGTCACTCATTTATTAATGAGTTATATCACCACATCGGCTATCATACCGACATTCCCGCCGGAGATTTAGGTTGCGGTGCGCGTGAAATCGGATACATGTTCGGGCAATACAAAAAATTAACCAATGATTTCACCGGTGCTTTCACCGGCAAAAAACCCAACTGGGGCGGTAGTTTATTGCGCCCGGAAGCAACCGGTTACGGGGTGGCCTATTTCGCCCAAAATATGTTAGCCACACGCCAGGATAGTTTGAAAGGAAAAACCGCGATTGTGTCCGGCACCGGAAACGTAGGTATTTACACCATTGAAAAGTTAACACAATTAGGGGCCAAAGTGGTCGGATTTATGGACTATGACGGCAGCGTGTATGATAAAGACGGTGTCGATGAAGAAAAACTGGCCTTCCTCAAAAATTTAGTTTTCGTACGCCGCGGCAGTTTGAAAGAATATGTGCAAAAATTCCCAAAAGCCGAATTTCGCGTCGGAAAGAAAACGTGGGATATTCCGTGCCAAGTGGCCTGTCCGACAGCGTGTGAAAATGAACTGCATACCGAAGATGCCAAAACGCTGTTGGCCAATGGTTGTATCTGCTTGACGGAAGGATCCAATATGCCGTGCACTCCGCATGCCATTGATGCTTTCCAAGCGGCCAACATTTTATATTCGCCGGGAAAGGCTTCCAACGCCGGAGGGGTGGCTGTATCGGGCTTGGAGATGACCCAAAACAGTATGCGCATTTATTGGACCCGCGAAGAAGTGGATCAATACCTGCAAAAAATTATGCACAGCATCCATGATAATTGTTTGTCGGCCGCCGAACAATTCGGCATGAAAGGCAATTACATGGCCGGTGCCAATATCGCAGGCTTTATTAAAGTGGCCGACGCGATGATTGACCAAGGTTTAGTATAA
- a CDS encoding dicarboxylate/amino acid:cation symporter has translation MKQGIVASDLLLLVILAILTGIIGGWYLPHWVVRTFLTFNGLFSQFLGFMVPLLIIGLIAPGITDLGKGVGRLLVYTVALSYGFTVFAGMLTYGSALLTYPYILHTTSASALASFTSPQQLTLYFTLPIAPIMDVATALTLAFVLGLGASFTSSQILRGLLSDLRAVVYKVISNVIIPVLPLYVFGVFMGMAANGQVAGVVSVFFKVVIFLFALTLLILAIQFAIAALVSKKNMFAIWKAMLPAYFTALGTSSSAATIPVTYRQVQSLGVREGVAGFTVPLCASIHMAGSTIKIVGCSLALLWLTGNNLDSVHFTGFIFLVSLAMVAGPGVPGGAVMAAVGVLQQMLGFDEQMLGLMITLYIAMDSFGTACNVAGDGAVSVIIDSLYKEKQNYI, from the coding sequence ATGAAACAAGGAATCGTTGCATCAGATTTATTATTGCTTGTCATTTTGGCAATTTTAACCGGTATTATCGGCGGTTGGTATTTGCCCCATTGGGTAGTGCGTACCTTTTTAACTTTCAATGGCCTTTTTAGTCAGTTCTTGGGCTTTATGGTTCCATTACTAATTATAGGTCTTATTGCTCCGGGCATTACGGATTTGGGAAAAGGAGTGGGGCGCTTACTGGTTTATACAGTTGCTTTGTCATATGGTTTTACGGTATTTGCCGGGATGCTGACTTATGGATCAGCTTTGCTGACTTATCCGTATATTTTACATACGACTTCCGCTTCGGCTTTGGCTTCGTTCACTAGCCCGCAACAACTCACGCTGTATTTTACCTTGCCTATTGCGCCTATCATGGACGTAGCTACGGCATTAACTTTAGCGTTTGTACTCGGCTTGGGCGCTTCCTTTACTTCTTCTCAGATACTCAGAGGGTTGTTGTCCGATTTGCGCGCAGTTGTGTACAAAGTGATTTCGAATGTGATTATCCCTGTTTTACCGTTGTATGTATTTGGTGTATTTATGGGTATGGCTGCCAACGGACAGGTGGCAGGAGTAGTGAGTGTGTTCTTCAAAGTAGTCATTTTCTTGTTTGCTTTAACCTTACTCATCTTAGCAATTCAGTTTGCTATAGCGGCTTTAGTATCCAAGAAAAATATGTTTGCAATTTGGAAGGCCATGTTGCCGGCATATTTTACGGCTTTGGGTACCTCTTCTTCTGCCGCGACAATTCCGGTCACTTATCGCCAAGTACAAAGTTTAGGGGTGCGCGAAGGGGTAGCCGGTTTTACGGTGCCTTTATGTGCCAGCATCCATATGGCAGGCAGTACGATTAAAATCGTGGGTTGTTCCCTGGCTCTGTTATGGTTAACGGGGAATAATCTAGATTCCGTACATTTTACCGGATTTATATTCTTAGTCAGTTTGGCTATGGTAGCCGGACCGGGTGTCCCCGGCGGGGCTGTTATGGCGGCGGTAGGTGTGCTGCAGCAGATGCTCGGCTTTGATGAGCAAATGTTAGGACTGATGATTACTCTTTATATTGCGATGGATTCTTTCGGTACGGCTTGTAACGTAGCCGGAGATGGAGCGGTTTCCGTAATTATTGATTCGCTGTATAAAGAAAAACAAAATTATATTTAG